One Cervus canadensis isolate Bull #8, Minnesota chromosome 1, ASM1932006v1, whole genome shotgun sequence genomic window carries:
- the MPO gene encoding myeloperoxidase isoform X1, which translates to MKLLLGPVGLLAVLIMLQPSEGAPPAGRGEVETSVVLTCMEEAKRIVDKAYKERRESIKQRLRSGSASPMELLSYFKQPVAATRTAVRAADYLHVALGLLERKLRALWPGRFNVTDVLTPAQLNLLSKTSGCAHQDLGVTCPEKDKYRTITGQCNNRRSPTLGASNRAFVRWLPAEYEDGFSLPFGWTPGVKRNGFPVPLARAVSNEIVRFPTEKLTPDQERSLMFMQWGQLLDHDLDFTPEPAARASFLTGINCEISCLQQPPCFPLKIPPNDPRIKNQQDCIPFFRSCPACTQSNITIRNQINALTSFVDASMVYGSEDPLATRLRNLTNQLGLLAVNTRFQDNGRALLPFDTLHHDPCLLTNRSANIPCFLGGDSRASEMPELTSMHTLFVREHNRLATKLRRLNPHWNGERLYQEARKIVGAMVQIITYRDYLPLVLGREAMRKYLPPYRGYNDSVDPRISNVFTNAFRYGHTLIQPFMFRLNSRYQPMQPNPRVPLSRVFFASWRVVFEGGIDPILRGLMATPAKLNRQNQIAVDEIRERLFEQVMRIGLDLPALNMQRSRDHGLPGYNAWRRFCGLPVPNTVGELGTVLRNLNLARRLMALYQTPNNIDIWIGGVAEPLNKKGRVGPLLACLIGTQFRKLRDGDRFWWQNNGVFSKRQQQALSRISLPRIICDNTGITVVSKNNIFMSNRFPRDFVRCSRLPALDLAPWREKN; encoded by the exons ATGAAGCTGCTCCTGGGCCCGGTGGGACTCCTGGCGGTTCTGATCATGCTCCAGCCCTCGGAGGGTGCCCCTCCAG CTGGCCGGGGGGAAGTGGAGACCTCGGTGGTGCTGACCTGCATGGAGGAGGCCAAGCGGATAGTGGACAAAGCCTATAAGGAGCGGCGGGAAAG CATCAAGCAGCGGCTTCGCAGCGGCTCGGCCAGCCCCATGGAACTCCTGTCCTACTTCAAGCAGCCGGTGGCAGCCACCAGGACTGCTGTGAGGGCAGCTGACTACCTGCACGTGGCCCTCGGCCTGCTGGAGAGGAAGCTGAGGGCCCTGTGGCCAGGCCGCTTCAACGTCACAG ACGTGCTGACCCCGGCCCAGCTGAACCTGCTGTCCAAGACTAGCGGCTGCGCCCACCAGGACCTGGGGGTGACCTGCCCGGAGAAGGACAAGTACCGAACCATCACCGGGCAATGCAACAACAG GCGCAGCCCCACGCTGGGGGCTTCCAACCGCGCCTTTGTACGCTGGCTGCCGGCGGAGTACGAGGACGGCTTCTCGCTGCCCTTCGGCTGGACGCCCGGGGTCAAGCGCAACGGCTTCCCAGTGCCCCTG GCTCGCGCCGTGTCCAACGAGATCGTGCGCTTCCCCACGGAGAAGCTGACTCCGGACCAGGAGCGCTCACTCATGTTCATGCAGTGGGGCCAGCTGCTTGACCATGACCTTGACTTCACCCCTGAACCAGCTGCCCGCGCCTCCTTCCTCACCGGCATCAACTGCGAGATCAGCTGCCTGCAGCAGCCGCCGTGCTTCCCGCTCAAG ATCCCACCCAATGACCCCCGCATCAAGAACCAGCAGGACTGCATCCCTTTCTTCCGCTCCTGTCCGGCCTGCACCCAGAGCAACATCACCATCCGCAACCAGATCAACGCGCTCACGTCCTTCGTGGACGCCAGCATGGTCTACGGCAGCGAGGACCCCTTGGCCACGAGGCTGCGCAACCTGACCAACCAGCTGGGGTTGCTGGCCGTCAACACTCGCTTCCAGGACAACGGCCGGGCCCTGCTGCCCTTCGACACCCTGCACCATGACCCCTGCCTCCTCACTAATCGCTCAGCGAACATCCCCTGCTTCCTGGGAG GGGACTCCCGTGCGAGTGAGATGCCTGAGCTCACCTCCATGCACACGCTCTTTGTGCGGGAGCACAACCGGCTGGCCACAAAGCTCAGGCGCCTGAACCCCCACTGGAACGGAGAGAGGCTCTATCAGGAAGCCCGAAAGATCGTGGGAGCCATGGTCCAG ATCATCACTTACAGGGATTACCTGCCCCTGGTGCTGGGGCGGGAGGCCATGCGGAAGTACCTGCCCCCGTACCGCGGCTACAACGACTCGGTGGACCCGCGCATTTCCAACGTCTTCACCAATGCCTTCCGCTACGGCCACACCCTCATCCAACCCTTCATGTTCCGCCTGAACAGCCGATACCAACCCATGCAGCCCAACCCCCGCGTACCGCTCAGCAGGGTCTTTTTTGCCAGCTGGAGGGTTGTGTTCGAAG GTGGCATCGACCCCATCCTGCGCGGCCTCATGGCCACCCCTGCGAAGCTGAACCGCCAGAACCAAATCGCGGTGGATGAGATCCGGGAGCGGCTGTTTGAGCAGGTCATGAGGATTGGACTGGACCTGCCCGCGCTCAACATGCAGCGCAGCCGCGACCATGGCCTCCCTG GGTACAATGCCTGGAGGCGCTTCTGTGGGCTCCCAGTGCCCAACACGGTGGGTGAGCTGGGCACAGTCCTGAGGAACCTGAACCTGGCGAGGAGGCTGATGGCCCTGTACCAGACGCCCAACAACATTGATATCTGGATAGGCGGCGTGGCTGAGCCATTGAACAAAAAAGGCCGTGTGGGCCCACTGCTCGCCTGCCTCATTGGGACCCAGTTCAGGAAGCTCCGCGACGGTGACCG GTTCTGGTGGCAGAACAACGGCGTGTTCAGCAAGCGGCAGCAGCAGGCCCTGTCCAGGATCTCCTTGCCCCGCATCATCTGTGACAACACAGGCATCACTGTCGTGTCCAAGAACAACATCTTCATGTCCAACAGATTCCCTCGGGACTTTGTCCGCTGCAGTAGGCTCCCGGCATTGGACTTGGCTCCCTGGAGGGAAAAGAACTAG
- the MPO gene encoding myeloperoxidase isoform X2: protein MELLSYFKQPVAATRTAVRAADYLHVALGLLERKLRALWPGRFNVTDVLTPAQLNLLSKTSGCAHQDLGVTCPEKDKYRTITGQCNNRRSPTLGASNRAFVRWLPAEYEDGFSLPFGWTPGVKRNGFPVPLARAVSNEIVRFPTEKLTPDQERSLMFMQWGQLLDHDLDFTPEPAARASFLTGINCEISCLQQPPCFPLKIPPNDPRIKNQQDCIPFFRSCPACTQSNITIRNQINALTSFVDASMVYGSEDPLATRLRNLTNQLGLLAVNTRFQDNGRALLPFDTLHHDPCLLTNRSANIPCFLGGDSRASEMPELTSMHTLFVREHNRLATKLRRLNPHWNGERLYQEARKIVGAMVQIITYRDYLPLVLGREAMRKYLPPYRGYNDSVDPRISNVFTNAFRYGHTLIQPFMFRLNSRYQPMQPNPRVPLSRVFFASWRVVFEGGIDPILRGLMATPAKLNRQNQIAVDEIRERLFEQVMRIGLDLPALNMQRSRDHGLPGYNAWRRFCGLPVPNTVGELGTVLRNLNLARRLMALYQTPNNIDIWIGGVAEPLNKKGRVGPLLACLIGTQFRKLRDGDRFWWQNNGVFSKRQQQALSRISLPRIICDNTGITVVSKNNIFMSNRFPRDFVRCSRLPALDLAPWREKN from the exons ATGGAACTCCTGTCCTACTTCAAGCAGCCGGTGGCAGCCACCAGGACTGCTGTGAGGGCAGCTGACTACCTGCACGTGGCCCTCGGCCTGCTGGAGAGGAAGCTGAGGGCCCTGTGGCCAGGCCGCTTCAACGTCACAG ACGTGCTGACCCCGGCCCAGCTGAACCTGCTGTCCAAGACTAGCGGCTGCGCCCACCAGGACCTGGGGGTGACCTGCCCGGAGAAGGACAAGTACCGAACCATCACCGGGCAATGCAACAACAG GCGCAGCCCCACGCTGGGGGCTTCCAACCGCGCCTTTGTACGCTGGCTGCCGGCGGAGTACGAGGACGGCTTCTCGCTGCCCTTCGGCTGGACGCCCGGGGTCAAGCGCAACGGCTTCCCAGTGCCCCTG GCTCGCGCCGTGTCCAACGAGATCGTGCGCTTCCCCACGGAGAAGCTGACTCCGGACCAGGAGCGCTCACTCATGTTCATGCAGTGGGGCCAGCTGCTTGACCATGACCTTGACTTCACCCCTGAACCAGCTGCCCGCGCCTCCTTCCTCACCGGCATCAACTGCGAGATCAGCTGCCTGCAGCAGCCGCCGTGCTTCCCGCTCAAG ATCCCACCCAATGACCCCCGCATCAAGAACCAGCAGGACTGCATCCCTTTCTTCCGCTCCTGTCCGGCCTGCACCCAGAGCAACATCACCATCCGCAACCAGATCAACGCGCTCACGTCCTTCGTGGACGCCAGCATGGTCTACGGCAGCGAGGACCCCTTGGCCACGAGGCTGCGCAACCTGACCAACCAGCTGGGGTTGCTGGCCGTCAACACTCGCTTCCAGGACAACGGCCGGGCCCTGCTGCCCTTCGACACCCTGCACCATGACCCCTGCCTCCTCACTAATCGCTCAGCGAACATCCCCTGCTTCCTGGGAG GGGACTCCCGTGCGAGTGAGATGCCTGAGCTCACCTCCATGCACACGCTCTTTGTGCGGGAGCACAACCGGCTGGCCACAAAGCTCAGGCGCCTGAACCCCCACTGGAACGGAGAGAGGCTCTATCAGGAAGCCCGAAAGATCGTGGGAGCCATGGTCCAG ATCATCACTTACAGGGATTACCTGCCCCTGGTGCTGGGGCGGGAGGCCATGCGGAAGTACCTGCCCCCGTACCGCGGCTACAACGACTCGGTGGACCCGCGCATTTCCAACGTCTTCACCAATGCCTTCCGCTACGGCCACACCCTCATCCAACCCTTCATGTTCCGCCTGAACAGCCGATACCAACCCATGCAGCCCAACCCCCGCGTACCGCTCAGCAGGGTCTTTTTTGCCAGCTGGAGGGTTGTGTTCGAAG GTGGCATCGACCCCATCCTGCGCGGCCTCATGGCCACCCCTGCGAAGCTGAACCGCCAGAACCAAATCGCGGTGGATGAGATCCGGGAGCGGCTGTTTGAGCAGGTCATGAGGATTGGACTGGACCTGCCCGCGCTCAACATGCAGCGCAGCCGCGACCATGGCCTCCCTG GGTACAATGCCTGGAGGCGCTTCTGTGGGCTCCCAGTGCCCAACACGGTGGGTGAGCTGGGCACAGTCCTGAGGAACCTGAACCTGGCGAGGAGGCTGATGGCCCTGTACCAGACGCCCAACAACATTGATATCTGGATAGGCGGCGTGGCTGAGCCATTGAACAAAAAAGGCCGTGTGGGCCCACTGCTCGCCTGCCTCATTGGGACCCAGTTCAGGAAGCTCCGCGACGGTGACCG GTTCTGGTGGCAGAACAACGGCGTGTTCAGCAAGCGGCAGCAGCAGGCCCTGTCCAGGATCTCCTTGCCCCGCATCATCTGTGACAACACAGGCATCACTGTCGTGTCCAAGAACAACATCTTCATGTCCAACAGATTCCCTCGGGACTTTGTCCGCTGCAGTAGGCTCCCGGCATTGGACTTGGCTCCCTGGAGGGAAAAGAACTAG